A part of Bacteroidia bacterium genomic DNA contains:
- a CDS encoding DUF4249 family protein, which yields MNRILLVTAGILYLFISLNGCSTEVDLNAPPKDIWVVYGVLNPLDSVQFIRVSSGYLPTENALDYARINDLSVKGLKVVLSGDGKVYEAVETDSVLKEPEDGIFYPFTTLYKIQTTGTGALTPGKRYDLKITKPDKAGFELSSYTEIPANMTFQNINPVPGGPGGSQRCLRRAPLEAEYKVEFSKGTGSAFEMRAFLRYQVDQVEKMAVYGPTQMFDENYRCTSSGGSSMCYQFREKEILVYLYNELKPDPGKVFTYGVNDQTRCNDNAANLPDDFRLEVTAMDRFLANYRRANDPRFVDLNSVRPEYSNITGPSDAEVIGLFGSVNSASGNVRLSACAEYLLRLNNAPQPAEPCSL from the coding sequence ATGAACAGAATACTCTTAGTAACAGCCGGCATCCTTTATTTGTTTATCTCTCTCAATGGATGCTCCACGGAAGTTGATTTAAATGCGCCTCCCAAGGATATATGGGTGGTGTACGGGGTTCTTAACCCGCTGGACAGCGTTCAATTTATCAGGGTTTCCTCTGGCTATCTGCCTACAGAAAATGCGCTGGATTATGCCCGGATCAATGACCTTAGCGTCAAGGGCCTGAAAGTGGTCCTCTCCGGAGATGGGAAAGTATATGAGGCTGTCGAAACAGATAGTGTCCTGAAAGAGCCGGAAGATGGAATCTTCTATCCCTTTACTACCCTGTATAAAATCCAAACCACGGGTACTGGCGCACTTACTCCCGGAAAAAGATACGACCTGAAAATTACCAAACCCGATAAGGCGGGCTTTGAGCTTTCGTCTTATACTGAGATTCCGGCGAATATGACTTTTCAGAATATCAATCCGGTTCCCGGGGGCCCAGGTGGCAGCCAGCGTTGTCTGCGCCGCGCACCACTGGAGGCTGAATATAAGGTCGAATTTAGCAAAGGTACAGGCTCCGCCTTTGAAATGAGAGCATTTCTGCGATACCAGGTAGATCAGGTCGAGAAAATGGCGGTTTATGGCCCTACCCAAATGTTTGATGAAAACTACCGATGCACCAGTTCTGGCGGAAGTTCGATGTGTTACCAGTTTCGGGAAAAGGAAATCCTGGTGTATCTGTACAATGAACTCAAACCTGATCCCGGCAAAGTTTTTACTTATGGCGTGAATGACCAGACACGCTGTAATGATAATGCGGCTAATCTTCCGGATGATTTTCGCCTGGAGGTTACCGCAATGGATCGCTTTCTTGCAAACTACCGCCGCGCAAATGATCCGCGATTTGTTGATCTCAACAGTGTCCGCCCCGAATACTCCAATATCACAGGTCCCTCTGATGCAGAGGTCATTGGCCTGTTTGGTTCGGTCAACTCTGCCAGTGGAAATGTGCGCCTGAGCGCCTGCGCTGAATATTTATTGAGGCTAAACAATGCGCCGCAACCCGCTGAGCCATGCTCCTTGTAA
- the bamD gene encoding outer membrane protein assembly factor BamD, with product MKWTFLIIIGSFVCLATFTSCSKEFKKYSQWSRKGTVSQKDSAAFYFYKKGDYEKAAFLLEDLRGTYRGSERAKTVLYHYAYAKYNGSYYIIAAHYFEQYVQLYPGDALAEECNFMIAYCYYLESDPSFLDQGYTTKAITQFQLFINSYPFSDKVAQSNELMTSLRERLAKKEFDTAELYFNVENYKAAVTAFEVFVQEYPDSRYREEAQLMLVKASVLLADVSIYTKKKNRYLDAIEWYERFVDKFPNSAYLKEAENLYVRAKKNLGKILASENES from the coding sequence ATGAAATGGACATTTCTTATAATTATTGGCAGCTTTGTCTGTCTGGCTACATTTACTTCATGTTCCAAGGAGTTCAAGAAGTATAGCCAATGGTCCCGTAAAGGTACCGTTTCCCAGAAGGATTCTGCGGCTTTTTACTTTTACAAAAAAGGGGACTATGAAAAGGCGGCCTTCCTTTTGGAAGATCTTCGCGGTACGTATCGTGGATCAGAACGGGCCAAAACCGTTCTTTATCACTATGCCTACGCCAAATACAATGGTTCCTATTACATCATTGCTGCACATTATTTTGAACAGTATGTGCAATTGTACCCGGGCGATGCACTTGCCGAGGAATGCAACTTTATGATCGCCTATTGTTATTATCTCGAATCCGACCCTTCTTTTCTCGATCAGGGCTATACGACAAAAGCGATTACGCAATTCCAGCTATTTATCAATTCCTACCCATTCTCCGATAAAGTCGCGCAAAGTAATGAACTGATGACTTCGTTGAGGGAAAGACTTGCCAAAAAAGAATTTGATACGGCCGAATTATATTTCAACGTTGAAAACTATAAAGCGGCAGTTACGGCATTTGAGGTTTTTGTACAGGAATATCCTGATTCCCGCTACCGTGAAGAAGCACAACTTATGCTGGTGAAGGCATCTGTCCTTCTCGCCGATGTAAGTATATATACCAAAAAGAAAAACCGCTACCTCGATGCGATTGAATGGTATGAGCGGTTTGTTGACAAATTTCCTAATAGCGCTTATCTCAAAGAGGCCGAAAACCTTTATGTCAGGGCCAAAAAAAATCTGGGGAAAATACTCGCGTCAGAAAACGAGTCATAA
- a CDS encoding LptF/LptG family permease has product MKKIDSYIVRQYLTTFAFILGMVLAICLLVDFVEKLDEFIEKKPPMSEVLFEYYLNFIPFWGNLLTPICIFLAVIFFTSRMAARTEIIPMLSVGVSFYRIMAPYLIASIFLAGVSFYLKAYTVPKSTAVRIEFEYKYLKKRKISSNKNIHKKVAQDTYIYISYYNERKAEGLTFSLERFKDGDIVTKIQARRIYWVDSTQSWILRDARVRDINGSKESLRFYSEIDTTFLLTPDDIFIKEQKAESMPLGDLTHYIKLEEMRGSDILEELYIEKNRRFSDPVAIIILTLIGFAMSSRKSRGGIALQIGLGLLICFIYVALLFAGQAFVGNSFPPWLAVWMPNFVFLPISVFLLRIAPK; this is encoded by the coding sequence TTGAAGAAAATTGATTCATATATAGTCCGCCAATATCTTACGACTTTCGCCTTTATACTGGGAATGGTGCTTGCCATTTGCCTGCTGGTGGATTTTGTGGAAAAACTGGATGAGTTTATTGAAAAAAAGCCGCCAATGTCTGAGGTGCTTTTTGAATACTACCTCAACTTCATTCCGTTTTGGGGAAACCTGCTTACCCCCATTTGTATCTTCCTTGCTGTCATTTTTTTCACATCGAGAATGGCCGCTCGTACGGAAATCATCCCCATGCTGAGTGTCGGCGTGAGTTTTTACAGGATCATGGCTCCTTACCTGATCGCTTCGATATTTCTTGCAGGGGTATCTTTTTACCTGAAGGCTTATACAGTCCCAAAATCTACGGCGGTCAGGATTGAGTTTGAATATAAATACCTCAAAAAAAGGAAGATATCGAGCAATAAGAACATTCATAAAAAGGTCGCACAGGATACTTATATCTATATCAGTTATTACAATGAACGGAAAGCAGAAGGATTGACATTTTCCCTGGAAAGATTTAAGGATGGCGATATTGTGACCAAAATCCAGGCTCGCCGGATTTATTGGGTCGATTCTACCCAAAGCTGGATTTTGCGCGACGCGAGGGTCAGAGACATCAACGGAAGTAAAGAATCGCTCCGCTTTTACTCTGAGATAGACACAACTTTTCTCCTGACGCCTGATGATATTTTTATCAAAGAACAAAAGGCTGAGAGTATGCCCTTAGGTGATCTGACCCATTATATTAAGCTGGAGGAAATGCGCGGTTCCGATATTCTGGAGGAATTGTATATCGAAAAAAACCGGAGGTTTTCTGATCCCGTGGCCATCATCATTCTCACCCTGATAGGCTTTGCCATGTCTTCCCGCAAGTCGCGGGGCGGAATTGCCCTTCAGATTGGACTGGGGTTGTTGATATGCTTTATCTATGTGGCATTATTGTTTGCCGGGCAGGCATTTGTAGGCAACAGCTTTCCTCCATGGCTGGCTGTCTGGATGCCCAATTTCGTTTTCCTCCCGATTTCGGTATTTTTGCTTAGGATTGCACCCAAATGA
- the panB gene encoding 3-methyl-2-oxobutanoate hydroxymethyltransferase has protein sequence MSASKKEIKRVTTHVLRAMKENGEKISMLTAYDFSFARVVDDAGIDIVLVGDSASNVIHGHETTLPITLEQMIDHASAVVRAVKRALIVVDLPFGYYQGDSKNALKSAIRIMKESGAHAIKMEGGAFIAHSIRRIVSAGIPVMGHLGLTPQSIYKFGTYTVRAREAEEAKNLISDAKNLEESGSFAIVLEKIPQALAADVSSKLLIPTIGIGAGPGCDGQVLVTHDMLGINNEFSPRFLRRYANLYDVMKDAVGNYIADVKSGSFPTEDEAY, from the coding sequence ATGTCAGCTTCCAAGAAAGAAATAAAACGAGTCACCACTCATGTACTCCGGGCGATGAAAGAAAATGGAGAGAAAATCAGTATGCTTACTGCCTATGATTTTTCTTTTGCCAGAGTAGTAGATGATGCCGGAATAGATATTGTTCTGGTGGGAGATTCTGCGTCAAACGTGATCCATGGTCATGAGACTACCCTTCCCATCACGCTGGAACAGATGATTGATCATGCCAGCGCAGTCGTAAGAGCGGTGAAGAGAGCACTGATTGTCGTTGATTTACCTTTTGGTTATTATCAGGGGGACTCTAAAAATGCCTTAAAAAGTGCCATACGGATTATGAAAGAGTCTGGGGCGCACGCCATCAAAATGGAAGGTGGCGCTTTTATTGCACATTCAATTAGAAGAATTGTAAGCGCAGGCATTCCCGTCATGGGCCATTTGGGTCTTACCCCACAGTCTATCTACAAATTTGGCACCTATACCGTACGCGCCAGGGAAGCGGAAGAGGCAAAAAATCTGATCAGTGATGCAAAAAATCTGGAAGAATCCGGCTCATTTGCCATTGTGCTTGAAAAAATCCCTCAGGCACTCGCAGCAGATGTCAGCAGCAAGTTGTTGATCCCAACTATCGGTATCGGAGCAGGCCCCGGATGTGACGGACAAGTTTTGGTAACGCATGATATGTTGGGGATAAATAATGAATTTAGTCCTCGTTTTCTCAGGCGTTATGCCAATCTTTACGACGTGATGAAAGATGCTGTGGGCAACTATATAGCCGATGTCAAATCCGGAAGTTTCCCCACAGAAGATGAAGCTTACTGA
- a CDS encoding OmpA family protein encodes MKKLLLSVFLSCSLSLGVAQDFVIDTVFFEFDQSSIKPEYKTRLDSLMGYFTAYPSYFIQIFGHTDSVGNETYNLELSRERARAVALYFIDQGVDLKRVEYEGLGTAKPAASNLTFDGRVKNRRADVAVVVSNEVVAPVATGPKDNDSMQTAGPVEMAPVVIVDTIYCDYNPFLVNPDHKTVIIAPEGTKVVIPPNAFDTEEEELTVEVNELYYRSDMILNDMGTISKDGPIEAAGMFYFDVKANRRAVKLKPGVKFEAELPATRRDANMAVYEGSGGNRSAIKKPKFVKTEDGGAVGFTPVNTWTKISQDEVQYKGREKAYTFEVPEPGRYAIGRPLYYSQNTDIEDNGLDIFIKLKGRRYEKTTSVMIVGEVTKTYIPAKKKDTRNYEARKVKWVDDKTKLILVAIQYDDRGNPWIAKRKFEPGQLIQETKKDRKRKRKALPSIKITVKFRKLDKERLEELITELNA; translated from the coding sequence ATGAAAAAGCTATTACTATCAGTATTTCTTTCATGTTCTTTATCTCTGGGGGTCGCTCAGGATTTTGTGATCGATACAGTCTTTTTTGAGTTTGATCAATCCTCAATTAAGCCGGAATACAAAACCAGACTTGACTCTCTGATGGGCTATTTTACTGCATACCCATCTTATTTTATCCAAATCTTTGGACATACAGATAGCGTCGGAAACGAAACCTATAATCTGGAACTTTCCCGCGAAAGGGCCCGCGCAGTCGCTTTATACTTTATTGATCAAGGCGTTGACCTCAAAAGGGTTGAATACGAAGGGCTGGGAACTGCCAAACCTGCCGCAAGCAACCTTACCTTCGATGGCAGGGTGAAAAACCGTCGGGCGGATGTTGCAGTCGTCGTTTCAAATGAAGTCGTGGCGCCTGTAGCCACCGGGCCGAAAGATAATGACTCTATGCAAACGGCAGGGCCGGTAGAAATGGCTCCCGTAGTAATCGTAGATACCATTTATTGCGACTATAACCCATTTCTCGTAAATCCAGACCACAAAACGGTGATCATCGCACCTGAAGGTACCAAAGTGGTTATTCCGCCTAATGCTTTTGATACGGAAGAAGAGGAACTGACTGTGGAAGTCAACGAGCTTTACTATCGCAGTGATATGATCCTCAATGATATGGGAACCATATCCAAAGATGGCCCCATTGAAGCTGCCGGTATGTTTTACTTTGATGTAAAGGCCAACCGCCGGGCTGTAAAACTCAAACCTGGGGTGAAGTTTGAAGCAGAACTTCCCGCTACCCGCCGCGATGCAAATATGGCTGTGTATGAAGGTTCCGGTGGCAATCGCTCCGCGATTAAGAAACCCAAATTCGTAAAAACTGAAGATGGTGGCGCAGTCGGCTTTACCCCGGTCAATACCTGGACTAAAATAAGCCAGGACGAAGTCCAGTATAAAGGAAGAGAAAAAGCCTATACCTTTGAGGTGCCTGAGCCAGGCAGATATGCCATCGGGCGTCCGTTGTACTATTCCCAGAATACAGATATTGAAGACAACGGATTGGACATCTTCATCAAACTCAAAGGCCGCAGATATGAAAAAACTACCAGCGTGATGATCGTTGGTGAAGTTACAAAAACCTATATCCCGGCAAAGAAAAAAGATACCCGCAACTACGAAGCCCGGAAGGTAAAATGGGTTGATGACAAGACAAAACTTATTCTCGTGGCTATCCAGTATGATGACCGGGGCAATCCCTGGATTGCTAAAAGGAAATTTGAACCCGGGCAGCTTATTCAGGAAACCAAAAAAGACCGTAAAAGAAAACGCAAAGCCTTGCCTTCGATCAAAATTACCGTAAAGTTTAGAAAACTGGATAAGGAAAGACTCGAAGAACTGATCACTGAGCTGAACGCCTAG
- a CDS encoding DNA-directed RNA polymerase subunit omega, which translates to MKSFLPIDVRRLGDLSGGNVYKSLIIVGKRSNQITMDIKDELTSKLAEFAPAYDNLEEVMENKEQIEISRHYERKPKATQVALEQFQEGEVFFRDPHDNAL; encoded by the coding sequence ATGAAATCTTTTTTGCCGATTGATGTAAGGAGACTGGGCGATCTGTCCGGGGGAAATGTATATAAATCTCTGATTATCGTTGGAAAACGGTCCAATCAGATAACAATGGATATTAAAGACGAACTTACTTCCAAGCTGGCAGAGTTTGCACCTGCATACGATAATCTGGAAGAAGTGATGGAAAATAAAGAGCAGATCGAGATCAGCCGCCATTACGAAAGAAAGCCTAAAGCTACCCAGGTGGCATTGGAGCAATTTCAGGAAGGTGAAGTTTTCTTCCGCGATCCGCATGATAATGCACTCTAA
- a CDS encoding response regulator — translation MHEYSGKRILVVEDDEVNLMIAEHILGKAGYSVSTVNNGEEAIEIVGRESFDLILMDIEMPIMDGLEATPIIRNLENGRSIPIVALTAHSMPEKIEEFKGAGLDDYIIKPFDGEKFKVISDRYL, via the coding sequence ATGCATGAATATAGTGGTAAGCGAATCCTGGTGGTAGAAGATGATGAGGTAAACCTTATGATCGCAGAACATATCCTGGGAAAGGCCGGTTATAGTGTTTCTACCGTAAATAATGGCGAAGAAGCCATTGAAATAGTTGGGCGTGAATCGTTTGACCTGATCCTGATGGATATCGAAATGCCAATTATGGACGGACTGGAGGCCACGCCTATTATCCGAAATCTTGAAAATGGCCGTAGTATTCCCATTGTGGCGCTTACCGCTCACTCCATGCCTGAAAAGATAGAAGAATTTAAAGGGGCAGGCCTTGATGATTATATTATCAAACCCTTTGATGGTGAAAAATTTAAAGTCATCTCTGACCGATACCTGTGA
- a CDS encoding RluA family pseudouridine synthase, producing MIEASVEIIFEDNHLIAVNKPFGMPSQEDETKDESVFDWVKAYIRDTYNKPGNVYAALLHRLDRPTGGILLLAKTSKAAARISKDFQQRSIRKTYYAITESIPEIPAGTLKHYLKKLEDKNIMRAYIKPVHDAKDAELHYRVLKTVGERALIEINPLTGRRHQIRVQLASIGCTIVGDVKYGKTTFNSDKSIALLAGKLSLTHPVTKQPLDLQVPLPDNDLWRDFH from the coding sequence ATGATCGAAGCATCCGTGGAAATTATTTTCGAAGACAATCATCTCATTGCCGTAAACAAACCATTCGGCATGCCTTCTCAGGAAGATGAAACGAAAGATGAAAGTGTGTTTGACTGGGTGAAAGCCTATATAAGAGATACGTACAATAAGCCGGGGAATGTCTATGCTGCCCTGCTTCACCGTCTCGACCGCCCTACCGGTGGCATTTTGCTTTTAGCCAAAACCTCCAAAGCCGCTGCCAGAATTTCCAAAGATTTTCAACAGCGTAGTATTCGGAAAACCTACTACGCCATTACGGAAAGTATTCCGGAAATACCGGCCGGGACGCTCAAACATTATCTCAAAAAACTGGAAGACAAAAACATCATGCGGGCCTATATCAAACCCGTACACGATGCAAAGGATGCAGAGTTGCATTACAGGGTTTTGAAAACGGTTGGAGAAAGAGCCTTAATCGAAATCAACCCGCTCACCGGCAGGCGACACCAGATCAGGGTACAATTGGCAAGTATTGGCTGTACCATTGTTGGAGATGTAAAGTACGGAAAAACGACCTTCAATTCGGACAAATCCATTGCGCTCCTCGCAGGTAAACTATCCCTTACACATCCTGTGACCAAACAGCCACTTGACCTTCAGGTTCCCCTTCCCGACAATGATTTGTGGCGGGATTTTCACTAA
- a CDS encoding tetratricopeptide repeat protein, with the protein MVPKLKEYISQGKASFEARDFEIAYQQLSLAIGMYEENGSEFFLNEEEVAEVYLLRGSALYSQSERDALHTPDTFGQIIDDFDQAVDIQPHNPIYRNIRGKLYLNCQFASFSKEAQDDFLEVLKTDPKNGFALKSLGEIFSREESYDQAIHYFTKALDSGEDKEIFMLRGVCYFRKNNPDFQAAAEDFGKAQVYLPRLEELYVWRAQCFMELGDTPGAISEYDKLLEMTPNKAGYYVDRGALRIAIDAEAALDDFNHALEIAPHPLAYNNRAYYHLLNGNYEAAVIDAKNALAVDGERSIAYATLAEIYAAMEDDDQFFHYLELAMKYYYDDIVDVLLEPAYEPYTSDPRFLRLVGKNQ; encoded by the coding sequence ATGGTGCCTAAACTCAAAGAATATATTTCTCAGGGCAAAGCATCCTTTGAAGCAAGAGACTTTGAAATTGCTTATCAGCAATTGAGTCTCGCCATTGGGATGTATGAGGAGAATGGAAGTGAATTTTTCCTGAATGAGGAAGAAGTTGCCGAAGTCTATTTGCTCAGAGGTTCGGCTTTGTATTCACAAAGCGAACGCGATGCCCTCCACACGCCCGATACATTTGGCCAGATCATCGACGATTTTGATCAGGCGGTTGATATTCAGCCACACAATCCTATTTACAGGAATATCAGAGGAAAACTTTATCTCAATTGTCAGTTTGCATCTTTTTCAAAAGAGGCCCAGGATGATTTTCTGGAAGTGTTGAAAACAGATCCCAAAAACGGTTTTGCCCTGAAGAGTCTGGGGGAAATATTCTCCAGAGAAGAATCTTACGACCAGGCGATTCATTACTTTACCAAAGCGTTGGATTCGGGGGAAGACAAAGAAATATTTATGCTGCGCGGTGTATGTTATTTCAGAAAAAATAACCCCGACTTTCAGGCTGCGGCAGAGGATTTTGGAAAAGCACAGGTTTACCTTCCCCGGCTTGAAGAGCTGTATGTATGGCGTGCCCAGTGTTTTATGGAATTGGGCGATACGCCGGGAGCGATTTCAGAATATGACAAATTGCTGGAGATGACCCCCAATAAGGCGGGTTATTATGTGGACAGAGGCGCACTCCGAATTGCCATAGATGCGGAGGCGGCGCTCGACGACTTTAACCATGCGCTGGAAATTGCCCCACATCCGCTGGCATACAACAACCGCGCATATTACCATTTGCTCAACGGAAATTATGAAGCGGCAGTTATCGATGCAAAAAATGCACTGGCTGTAGATGGTGAACGGTCGATTGCCTATGCAACCCTGGCAGAAATATATGCGGCGATGGAAGATGATGATCAGTTTTTCCATTACCTCGAGCTGGCAATGAAATATTACTACGATGACATTGTAGATGTATTGCTCGAACCCGCCTACGAACCATATACATCAGATCCAAGATTTTTGAGACTGGTGGGTAAAAACCAGTAA